The Xanthomonas indica genome has a segment encoding these proteins:
- a CDS encoding ATP-binding protein — MSAPASRAAGWPRSLFGQLALVIALVLAGAGLLALLLGRELALRPAAQQQLRVLHGFANVAEALQRSPAAAALAPALREAGLQLRTAPPTASAVGPLADAVQRRAADQLGPGRALRRDADGTLWLQLATPTPLWIAFSSQPRGHGLRRFSVAMLAACTLLVWLAAALVARRLVRPLRQLAQAAPHLVRGEQAAPIATGGPREVAALAQALTEASAEVRHAAAERALLLAGISHDLRTPLTRLQYALALLPQVEPALREGMERDIGEIDAILAQFIAYARDGRDEPAVALDLADLCRQALAAAQPGWDCELPAQAPLHGRPLALQRALGNLIGNAERHGAAPFQLRLHGDGGDGWRIEVRDHGPGLDPALAARALQPFVHGGHGGSGLGLAIVERVARQHRGLLLLQPIAPHGLCATLHLRPA; from the coding sequence ATGAGCGCGCCTGCCTCCCGCGCCGCCGGCTGGCCGCGCAGCCTGTTCGGGCAACTGGCCCTGGTGATCGCGCTGGTGCTGGCCGGCGCCGGCCTGCTGGCGCTGCTGCTCGGCCGCGAACTGGCGTTGCGGCCGGCGGCGCAGCAGCAACTGCGGGTCTTGCACGGCTTCGCCAATGTCGCCGAGGCGCTGCAGCGTTCGCCGGCCGCCGCCGCGCTGGCGCCGGCGTTGCGCGAGGCCGGCCTGCAGCTGCGCACCGCGCCGCCCACGGCCAGCGCCGTCGGCCCGCTGGCCGACGCCGTGCAGCGCCGCGCGGCCGACCAGCTCGGCCCCGGGCGCGCGCTGCGCCGCGACGCCGACGGCACCCTGTGGCTGCAGCTGGCCACGCCCACGCCGCTGTGGATCGCATTCTCCAGCCAGCCGCGCGGACACGGCCTGCGCCGATTCTCGGTGGCGATGCTGGCCGCCTGCACGCTGCTGGTCTGGCTCGCCGCTGCGCTGGTCGCGCGGCGGCTGGTGCGACCGCTGCGGCAACTGGCGCAAGCCGCGCCGCACCTGGTGCGCGGCGAACAGGCCGCACCGATCGCCACTGGCGGGCCGCGCGAAGTCGCCGCGCTGGCGCAGGCGCTCACCGAAGCCAGCGCCGAGGTGCGCCACGCCGCGGCCGAGCGTGCGCTGCTGCTGGCCGGCATCTCCCACGACCTGCGCACGCCGCTGACCCGATTGCAGTACGCGCTGGCGCTGCTGCCGCAGGTGGAGCCGGCGTTGCGCGAGGGCATGGAGCGCGACATCGGCGAGATCGACGCGATCCTGGCGCAATTCATCGCCTACGCCCGCGACGGCCGCGACGAACCCGCCGTGGCCCTGGACCTGGCCGACCTCTGCCGGCAGGCGCTGGCCGCGGCGCAGCCCGGCTGGGACTGCGAACTGCCCGCACAGGCGCCGCTGCACGGGCGGCCGCTGGCGCTGCAGCGCGCGCTCGGCAATCTCATCGGCAATGCCGAGCGGCACGGCGCCGCGCCGTTCCAGCTGCGCCTGCACGGCGACGGCGGCGATGGCTGGCGCATCGAGGTGCGCGATCACGGCCCCGGCCTGGACCCGGCGCTGGCCGCGCGTGCGCTGCAGCCGTTCGTGCACGGCGGCCACGGCGGCAGCGGACTGGGCCTGGCGATCGTCGAGCGGGTCGCGCGCCAGCATCGCGGCCTGTTGCTGCTGCAGCCCATCGCCCCGCACGGCCTGTGCGCCACGCTGCACCTGCGCCCGGCATGA
- the ompR gene encoding two-component system response regulator OmpR yields MHDAAPAPRLLLVDDDDRLRALLCRYLESQGFAVKAVADGVQLQQALARGHYDLVVLDLMLPGENGLEICRRLRGQGDATPIVMLTAKGDEIDRIVGLEIGADDYLPKPVNPRELLARIRAVLRRTRPGGAGAPQPDGGEIGFGRFRLHLGRRELRRDDAPLKLTTAEFAVLSVLLRHPQQPLSRDRLSSLAHGREHEPLGRSIDVIVARLRKLLEDDVRTPRLIQTVWGVGYVYVPPEPQA; encoded by the coding sequence ATGCACGATGCCGCGCCCGCTCCCCGCCTGCTGCTGGTCGACGACGACGACCGCCTGCGCGCCCTGCTGTGCCGCTACCTGGAGAGCCAGGGCTTCGCGGTCAAGGCGGTGGCCGACGGCGTGCAACTGCAGCAGGCGCTGGCGCGCGGCCACTACGACCTGGTGGTGCTGGACCTGATGCTGCCCGGCGAGAACGGCCTGGAGATCTGCCGACGCCTGCGCGGCCAGGGCGACGCCACCCCGATCGTGATGCTGACCGCCAAGGGCGACGAGATCGACCGCATCGTCGGCCTGGAGATCGGCGCCGACGATTACCTGCCCAAGCCGGTCAACCCGCGCGAGTTGCTGGCGCGGATCCGCGCGGTGCTGCGCCGCACCCGCCCGGGCGGCGCCGGCGCGCCGCAGCCGGACGGCGGCGAGATCGGCTTCGGCCGCTTTCGCCTGCACCTGGGACGGCGCGAACTGCGCCGCGACGACGCACCGCTGAAGCTGACCACCGCCGAATTCGCGGTGCTGTCGGTGCTGCTGCGGCACCCGCAGCAGCCGCTGAGCCGCGACCGCCTGTCCAGCCTGGCGCACGGCCGCGAGCACGAGCCGCTGGGCCGCAGCATCGACGTGATCGTCGCGCGCCTGCGCAAGCTGCTGGAGGACGACGTGCGCACGCCACGGCTGATCCAGACCGTGTGGGGCGTGGGCTACGTGTACGTGCCGCCGGAACCGCAGGCATGA
- a CDS encoding ribonucleoside-diphosphate reductase subunit alpha — protein MSQTHSLPATASVDAAVDPTTAAATAQPEPASSEPSNDQRAVTWIVKDGGNRRMAFDRSRLQRTLDRIHAEFPQLDVSDYERKAFAFIEKKESLSADDMVDYLIREAESRVDIATPEWEYFAARLYLDRLYKRASKNRFYDAGEKYGSYVGLQESLADRGVYSIDILKNYSKDELAEAGRMIDPERDKLFAYNGLYLLATRYLATDNSRKVYELPQERWLTIALYLMQDEKPRERRMQLVGEAYWALSNLYMTVATPTLANAGKIGGQLSSCFIDTVDDSLQGIYDSNTDVARVSKHGGGVGAYLGYVRSSGSAIRGVKNSSGGVVPWIKQLNNTAVSVDQLGQRKGAIAVYLDIWHRDIEAFLDLRLNNGDQRLRAHDVFTAVCVPDIFMEAVERRGEWYLFDPHEVKEVKGWYLQDFFDEKRGEGSFRARYEEVVADERIGRKVVKAIDMFKRIMVSQLETGNPFMFYRDEVNRMNPNKHQGMVYSSNLCTEILQNMSPTRVIQEMISGDQIVTTKQAGDFVVCNLSSVNLGRAVTAQPDLLSPDILERLIRVQVRMLDNVIDLNELPVPQATITNQKYRAIGLGTFGWHHLLAQKGIDWNSPDAEAYSDSLYERINYLTIQASLALAKEKGAYKVFKGSDWQNGEYFTKRGYDSAEWQELAAQVSVHGVRNAWMVAVAPNMSTAQIAGSTASIDPIYSAFYYEEKKDFRRPVVAPGLTVDTYPYYEKGAYKVDQFASVRQNARRQRHVDQSISFNFYVPSGIRASTLLDLHMTAWKEGLKTTYYVRSNDIDISECEWCSS, from the coding sequence ATGAGCCAGACCCACAGCCTGCCGGCCACCGCGTCCGTCGACGCCGCCGTCGACCCCACGACCGCTGCCGCCACTGCCCAGCCGGAACCGGCCAGCAGCGAGCCGAGCAACGACCAGCGCGCCGTGACCTGGATCGTCAAGGACGGCGGCAACCGCCGCATGGCCTTCGACCGCTCGCGCCTGCAGCGCACCCTGGACCGGATCCACGCCGAGTTCCCGCAGCTGGACGTGAGCGACTACGAGCGCAAGGCCTTCGCCTTCATCGAGAAGAAGGAAAGCCTGTCGGCCGACGACATGGTCGACTACCTGATCCGCGAGGCCGAGTCGCGCGTGGACATCGCCACGCCGGAGTGGGAGTACTTCGCCGCGCGCCTGTACCTGGACCGCCTGTACAAGCGCGCCAGCAAGAACCGTTTCTACGATGCCGGCGAGAAGTACGGCTCCTACGTCGGCCTGCAGGAAAGCCTGGCCGACCGCGGCGTGTACTCGATCGACATCCTCAAGAACTACTCCAAGGACGAACTGGCCGAAGCCGGCCGCATGATCGATCCGGAGCGCGACAAGCTGTTCGCCTACAACGGCCTGTACCTGCTGGCCACGCGCTACCTGGCCACCGACAACTCGCGCAAGGTGTACGAACTGCCGCAGGAGCGCTGGCTGACCATCGCCCTGTACCTGATGCAGGACGAGAAGCCGCGCGAGCGCCGCATGCAGCTGGTCGGCGAGGCCTACTGGGCGCTGTCCAACCTGTACATGACCGTCGCCACGCCGACCCTGGCCAACGCCGGCAAGATCGGCGGGCAGCTGTCGAGCTGCTTCATCGACACCGTCGACGACAGCCTGCAGGGCATCTACGACTCCAACACCGACGTGGCGCGCGTGTCCAAGCACGGCGGCGGCGTCGGCGCCTACCTGGGCTACGTGCGTTCCTCCGGTTCGGCGATCCGCGGGGTGAAGAACTCCAGCGGCGGCGTGGTGCCGTGGATCAAGCAGCTCAACAACACCGCCGTGTCGGTGGACCAGCTCGGCCAGCGCAAGGGCGCCATCGCCGTGTACCTGGACATCTGGCACCGCGACATCGAGGCGTTCCTGGACCTGCGCCTGAACAACGGCGACCAGCGCCTGCGCGCGCACGACGTGTTCACCGCGGTGTGCGTGCCGGACATCTTCATGGAAGCGGTGGAACGCCGCGGCGAGTGGTATCTGTTCGACCCGCACGAGGTGAAGGAGGTCAAGGGCTGGTACCTGCAGGACTTCTTCGACGAGAAGCGCGGCGAAGGCAGCTTCCGCGCCCGCTACGAGGAAGTGGTGGCCGACGAGCGCATCGGCCGCAAGGTGGTCAAGGCCATCGACATGTTCAAGCGCATCATGGTCAGCCAGCTGGAGACCGGCAACCCGTTCATGTTCTACCGCGACGAAGTCAATCGCATGAACCCGAACAAGCACCAGGGCATGGTCTATTCCAGCAACCTGTGCACTGAGATCCTGCAGAACATGAGCCCAACCCGGGTCATCCAGGAGATGATCAGCGGCGACCAGATCGTCACCACCAAGCAGGCCGGCGACTTCGTCGTGTGCAACCTGTCCTCGGTGAACCTGGGCCGTGCGGTGACCGCGCAGCCGGACCTGCTGTCGCCGGACATCCTGGAGCGGCTGATCCGCGTCCAGGTGCGCATGCTCGACAACGTCATCGACCTCAACGAACTGCCGGTGCCGCAGGCCACCATCACCAACCAGAAGTACCGCGCGATCGGCCTGGGCACCTTCGGCTGGCACCACCTGCTGGCGCAGAAGGGCATCGACTGGAATTCGCCGGACGCCGAGGCGTACAGCGATTCGCTGTACGAACGCATCAACTACCTGACCATCCAGGCGAGCCTGGCGCTGGCCAAGGAGAAGGGCGCGTACAAGGTGTTCAAGGGCAGCGACTGGCAGAACGGCGAGTACTTCACCAAGCGCGGCTACGACAGCGCCGAGTGGCAGGAACTGGCCGCGCAGGTAAGCGTGCACGGCGTGCGCAACGCCTGGATGGTGGCGGTGGCGCCGAACATGAGCACCGCGCAGATCGCCGGCTCCACTGCGTCGATCGACCCGATCTACAGCGCGTTCTACTACGAAGAGAAGAAGGACTTCCGCCGCCCGGTGGTGGCGCCGGGGCTGACCGTGGACACCTATCCGTACTACGAGAAGGGCGCCTACAAGGTCGACCAGTTCGCCAGCGTGCGCCAGAACGCGCGCCGCCAGCGTCACGTCGACCAGTCGATCAGTTTCAACTTCTACGTGCCCAGCGGCATCCGCGCCAGCACCCTGCTGGACCTGCACATGACCGCGTGGAAGGAAGGCCTGAAGACCACGTACTACGTGCGCTCCAACGACATCGACATCAGCGAGTGCGAGTGGTGCTCGAGCTGA
- a CDS encoding ribonucleotide-diphosphate reductase subunit beta: MAIALDRIKILEPLHPNRSTGIINGTTSGILNWNDIPYPSFYRAYKELSTNFWIPDEVDMKGDAKQYGELSAREKNAYDSIIGLLATLDSPQTRFIYNVAEYITDPAAHANAAIIGQQEVIHNESYSYVLASIAGLADQNRVFEIARTHPTIIARNQPIMQAYDDFMREKTAETLLRSLIQSSILEGINFYSGFAYFYNLVRQNRMTGTGKIISFINRDELAHTKFISELIRAIIGENAELQTNELTDYVHQAFEHAIRLETEWSSEVLDGIEGIDVDEMIQYVKYRANKMSGMLGIEKLYSGASDNVMPWIKAYADNFTETKTDFFEMRNASYKKTNSDNGFDDL; encoded by the coding sequence ATGGCCATCGCGCTCGACCGCATCAAGATCCTCGAACCGCTGCACCCCAACCGCTCCACCGGCATCATCAACGGCACCACCAGCGGCATCCTCAACTGGAACGACATCCCGTACCCGTCCTTCTACCGGGCGTACAAGGAGCTGTCGACCAACTTCTGGATCCCCGACGAAGTGGACATGAAGGGCGATGCCAAGCAGTACGGGGAGCTGTCGGCGCGCGAGAAGAACGCCTACGACTCGATCATCGGTCTGCTGGCCACGCTGGATTCGCCGCAGACGCGCTTCATCTACAACGTCGCCGAATACATCACCGACCCGGCCGCGCACGCCAACGCCGCGATCATCGGCCAGCAGGAAGTGATCCACAACGAGAGCTACTCGTACGTGCTGGCCTCGATCGCCGGCCTGGCCGACCAGAACCGCGTGTTCGAGATCGCCCGCACGCATCCGACCATCATCGCGCGCAACCAGCCGATCATGCAGGCCTATGACGACTTCATGCGCGAGAAGACCGCAGAGACCCTGCTGCGCTCGCTGATCCAGTCCTCGATCCTGGAAGGCATCAACTTCTATTCCGGCTTCGCGTATTTCTACAACCTGGTCCGGCAGAACCGCATGACCGGCACCGGCAAGATCATCAGCTTCATCAACCGCGACGAGCTGGCCCACACCAAGTTCATCAGCGAGCTGATCCGCGCCATCATCGGCGAGAATGCCGAGCTGCAGACCAACGAGCTGACCGACTACGTGCACCAGGCCTTCGAACACGCGATCCGCCTGGAGACCGAGTGGTCCTCGGAAGTGCTCGACGGCATCGAGGGCATCGACGTGGACGAAATGATCCAGTACGTGAAGTACCGCGCCAACAAGATGTCCGGCATGCTCGGCATCGAGAAGCTGTACAGCGGCGCCAGCGACAACGTGATGCCGTGGATCAAGGCCTACGCCGACAACTTCACCGAGACCAAGACCGACTTCTTCGAGATGCGCAACGCCAGCTACAAGAAGACCAACTCGGACAACGGCTTCGACGATCTCTGA
- a CDS encoding flavodoxin: MRILLAYASLSGNTRDVARRVHAQCEAAGHAVTWIHTDLQTLQGALGDAAHAAQFDLHLLGSWTDNAGRTPSEMKRYIAELVEAVGKTIEVAAFGTGETQWGLEYYCGAVKRIARFFDSVYPLLEIEQMPHGDRDNAAIDAWCAQVLALRAARASSAGAVPAAAAEPPCTGAGGFAAMGLPLHGSG; the protein is encoded by the coding sequence ATGCGTATCCTGCTCGCCTACGCTTCGCTCAGCGGCAATACCCGCGACGTCGCCCGCCGCGTGCATGCGCAGTGCGAGGCGGCGGGGCACGCGGTGACCTGGATCCATACCGACCTGCAGACGTTGCAGGGTGCGCTCGGCGATGCCGCGCACGCGGCGCAGTTCGATCTGCATCTGCTCGGCAGCTGGACCGACAACGCCGGGCGCACGCCGTCGGAGATGAAGCGCTACATCGCCGAACTGGTCGAGGCGGTGGGCAAGACGATCGAGGTGGCGGCGTTCGGCACCGGCGAGACGCAGTGGGGCTTGGAGTATTACTGCGGTGCGGTCAAGCGCATCGCACGGTTCTTCGACAGCGTCTATCCGTTGCTGGAGATCGAGCAGATGCCGCATGGCGACCGCGACAACGCGGCGATCGACGCCTGGTGTGCGCAGGTGCTGGCGTTGCGCGCGGCGCGGGCGTCGTCGGCAGGCGCGGTGCCGGCGGCCGCTGCCGAGCCCCCGTGCACCGGTGCGGGCGGGTTCGCTGCGATGGGGTTGCCGCTGCATGGCAGCGGCTGA
- a CDS encoding thioredoxin family protein translates to MLTTITVSSAEQFADALAAHPRVLADFNKDNCPGCRMLDKSLERFAESDTAQGVTLLKVKMEDVGEDFFRAQGLRQTPTLMLFRQGEEVARVPGFVPPAKIDEAVRTHLG, encoded by the coding sequence ATGCTCACCACCATCACCGTCTCCAGTGCCGAACAGTTCGCCGATGCGCTTGCCGCGCACCCGCGCGTGCTGGCCGATTTCAACAAGGACAACTGCCCCGGTTGCCGCATGCTCGACAAGTCGCTGGAGCGCTTCGCCGAGAGCGACACGGCGCAGGGCGTGACCCTGCTCAAGGTGAAGATGGAGGACGTGGGCGAGGACTTCTTCCGCGCTCAGGGGCTGCGGCAGACGCCGACGCTGATGCTGTTCCGCCAGGGCGAGGAAGTGGCGCGCGTGCCCGGCTTCGTGCCGCCGGCCAAGATCGACGAAGCGGTGCGCACGCATCTGGGCTGA
- a CDS encoding LysR family transcriptional regulator, whose translation MELRHLRYFLAVAEAGHFTRAAAQLGIQQPPLSQQIRALEEELGTPLFVRTPRGAELTDAGRAFRTEARRVLADLERAGDAARRAARGESGVLRLGFTASAAFNPIVPTLVRGFRRGWPAVTLALEETNTAGLLAALLQGRLDAAFIRYSVATPSELQLLKLPDEPMKIAVPAAHRLAKRRRAPLSALAGEPFILFPRSFGTSLYDEILDACRQAGFELKIEQEAPQMSSIVNLVAAELGVSVVPASTAQVQLPGVRYLDIEGRVPMARLALAALPATAQAMPIVRHLWQLAQGHAAGRRG comes from the coding sequence ATGGAACTGCGCCATCTGCGCTACTTCCTGGCCGTGGCCGAGGCCGGACACTTCACCCGCGCCGCCGCGCAACTGGGCATCCAGCAACCGCCGCTGAGCCAGCAGATCCGCGCGCTGGAGGAGGAACTGGGCACGCCGCTGTTCGTGCGCACGCCGCGCGGTGCCGAGCTCACCGATGCCGGCCGCGCCTTCCGCACCGAAGCGCGGCGCGTGCTCGCCGACCTGGAACGCGCCGGCGACGCCGCGCGCCGCGCCGCGCGCGGCGAGAGCGGCGTGCTGCGGCTCGGCTTCACCGCCTCGGCAGCGTTCAACCCGATCGTGCCGACGCTGGTGCGCGGCTTCCGCCGCGGTTGGCCGGCGGTGACGCTGGCGCTGGAGGAGACCAACACCGCCGGCCTGCTCGCCGCGCTGCTGCAGGGACGGCTGGATGCGGCCTTCATCCGCTACAGCGTGGCCACGCCCTCGGAATTGCAGTTGCTCAAGTTGCCCGACGAGCCGATGAAGATCGCGGTGCCGGCCGCGCACCGCCTGGCCAAGCGCCGCCGCGCGCCACTGTCGGCCTTGGCCGGCGAACCCTTCATCCTGTTCCCGCGCAGCTTCGGCACCAGCCTGTACGACGAGATCCTCGATGCCTGCCGCCAGGCCGGCTTCGAACTGAAGATCGAACAGGAAGCGCCGCAGATGTCCTCCATCGTCAACCTGGTCGCCGCCGAACTGGGCGTATCGGTGGTCCCCGCCTCCACCGCGCAGGTGCAATTGCCCGGCGTGCGCTACCTGGACATCGAAGGCCGCGTACCGATGGCGCGCCTGGCGCTGGCCGCGCTGCCAGCTACCGCGCAGGCGATGCCGATCGTGCGCCACCTGTGGCAGTTGGCGCAGGGGCATGCGGCGGGCAGGCGTGGGTAG
- a CDS encoding MFS transporter gives MNASSQCPPVHAVDDAPLLRIRLALFLAGFATFSLLYSVQPLLPAFAREFGVSAAASSLPLSLATGGLAIAIFCAGAVSETLGRRGLMFVSIALAALLNLLASCLPHWGSLVVVRALSGIALGGVPAVAMVYLAEELPPSRLGAATGLYVAGNAFGGMVGRIGMSMLTDHFDWRIALATLSAVDLLVAVGFVLLLPPSRHFVRRQGVNLRFHLRAWGGHLRDRHLPWLFAIPFLAMGVFVSVYNYAGFRLGGPEFGLSQSQLGLIFSAYVFGIVSSSVAGAASDRFGRGPVVLAGLVTAALGVALTLAHALVPIIAGIVLLTIGFFVAHSAASAWVGRLGGQHKSHAASLYLLAYYAGASVIGSLSGAAWQHGGWNALVACCLVLLGIGLVAAQVLHRGADDSRPYGRFGPHPPRGE, from the coding sequence GTGAACGCCTCCAGCCAATGCCCGCCGGTGCATGCCGTGGACGACGCGCCGTTGCTGCGCATCCGCCTGGCCCTGTTCCTTGCCGGCTTCGCCACCTTCTCGCTGCTGTACAGCGTGCAGCCGCTGCTGCCCGCGTTCGCGCGCGAATTCGGAGTCAGCGCCGCCGCCAGCTCGCTGCCGCTGTCGCTGGCCACCGGCGGCCTGGCGATCGCGATCTTCTGCGCCGGCGCGGTGTCGGAAACGCTGGGCCGGCGCGGGCTGATGTTCGTGTCGATCGCGTTGGCGGCGCTGCTCAACCTGCTGGCGTCGTGCCTGCCGCACTGGGGTTCCCTGGTGGTGGTGCGCGCGCTGTCCGGCATCGCCCTGGGCGGGGTGCCGGCGGTGGCGATGGTGTACCTGGCCGAGGAACTGCCGCCGAGCCGGCTCGGCGCGGCGACCGGGCTGTACGTGGCCGGCAATGCCTTCGGCGGCATGGTCGGCCGGATCGGCATGAGCATGCTCACCGATCACTTCGACTGGCGCATCGCGCTGGCCACGCTGAGCGCGGTCGACCTGCTGGTCGCGGTCGGCTTCGTGCTGCTGCTGCCGCCGTCGCGGCACTTCGTGCGCCGTCAGGGCGTGAATCTGCGCTTTCATCTGCGCGCCTGGGGCGGGCATCTGCGCGATCGCCATCTGCCGTGGCTGTTCGCGATCCCGTTCCTGGCGATGGGCGTGTTCGTCAGCGTCTACAACTACGCCGGTTTCCGCCTGGGCGGGCCGGAGTTCGGGCTGAGCCAGAGCCAGCTCGGCCTGATCTTCAGCGCCTACGTGTTCGGCATCGTGTCTTCGTCGGTGGCGGGCGCGGCGTCGGACCGCTTCGGCCGCGGCCCGGTGGTGCTGGCCGGCCTCGTCACCGCGGCGCTGGGCGTGGCGCTGACCCTGGCGCATGCGCTGGTGCCGATCATCGCCGGCATTGTGCTGCTGACCATCGGCTTCTTCGTCGCGCATTCGGCGGCCAGCGCCTGGGTCGGACGCCTGGGCGGCCAGCACAAGAGCCATGCCGCCTCGCTGTACCTGCTGGCCTACTACGCCGGCGCCAGTGTGATCGGCTCGCTCAGCGGCGCAGCCTGGCAGCACGGTGGCTGGAACGCACTGGTCGCCTGCTGCCTGGTCTTGCTGGGCATCGGCCTGGTCGCCGCGCAGGTGCTACACCGCGGCGCCGACGACAGCCGTCCCTACGGACGCTTCGGGCCGCATCCGCCGCGCGGCGAGTGA
- a CDS encoding VOC family protein yields MQIDHLDHLVLTVADIEATCAFYAQVLGMRVVTFGEGRKALAFGAQKINLHRRGHEFEPKARVPTPGSADLCFLTATPLGQVVEELRAAAVPIEQGPVQRTGARGPILSVYLRDPDGNLIEIANPL; encoded by the coding sequence ATGCAGATCGACCACCTCGACCATCTGGTCCTCACCGTCGCCGACATCGAGGCGACCTGCGCGTTCTATGCGCAGGTGCTGGGCATGCGCGTGGTGACCTTCGGCGAAGGTCGCAAGGCGCTGGCCTTCGGCGCGCAGAAGATCAACCTGCACCGGCGTGGCCATGAGTTCGAACCCAAGGCGCGCGTGCCCACGCCGGGGTCGGCCGACCTGTGCTTTCTCACTGCCACGCCGCTGGGGCAGGTGGTCGAGGAACTGCGTGCCGCCGCCGTGCCGATCGAGCAGGGTCCGGTGCAGCGCACCGGCGCCCGCGGCCCGATCCTGTCGGTGTACCTGCGCGATCCCGACGGCAACCTGATCGAGATCGCCAATCCCTTGTGA